One stretch of Elephas maximus indicus isolate mEleMax1 chromosome 22, mEleMax1 primary haplotype, whole genome shotgun sequence DNA includes these proteins:
- the LOC126066080 gene encoding uncharacterized protein LOC126066080, translating into MPPLRTAPRPHGPARKLGGEFAGGPPAGRWGRKASTRDEARARQIPLPSPSASEPWRTVRPTLLTRQRKQRRPFSVSEVLAPGRPESGGLGTWSPPHPRLHLCERHHLDLSPDPALDNAPPQACHQDFLKLHPSWLWSGRAPASSGALVHYGQAHTLPPRLSYHPPAQEAMWRFPRAAQSTGGAQASGNHALSEGRRPTVLDQELAGAHGKACWVGICRPSQGSRPWDGKRTPVGRPPVQDCLILPCVTLTPLRLRVLTLRLGLC; encoded by the exons ATGCCGCCCCTCCgcaccgccccccgcccccacgGGCCGGCGCGCAAACTTGGGGGAGAATTTGCAGGAGGCCCGCCCGCCGGGCGGTGGGGGAGGAAG GCATCCACCCGAGACGAGGCCCGGGCGCGACAGATCCCCCTTCCTAGCCCCAGCGCCTCGGAACCG TGGCGGACTGTGCGGCCAACACTTCTCACGCGTCAGCGCAAGCAACGCCGGCCCTTCTCAGTGAGCGAGGTGCTGGCACCCGGCCGGCCTGAATCTGGAGGCCTGGGG ACCTGGTCCCCCCCACACCCCCGACTCCACCTCTGTGAAAGGCACCACCTGGACCTGTCACCTGACCCAGCCCTGGACAAtgccccaccccaggcctgcCATCAGGACTTCCTAAAG CTGCACCCTTCGTGGCTCTGGTCAGGGAGAGCACCAGCAAGCTCCGGCGCACTGGTGCACTATGGCCAG GCACATACACTGCCCCCTCGTCTCTCCTACCATCCACCAGCACAGGAGGCTATGTGGCGGTTCCCACGTGCTGCTCAGTCCACCGGGGGAGCGCAGGCCTCAGGGAATCACGCCCTGTCTGAAGGGCGGCGCCCCACAGTGCTGGATCAAGAGCTAGCTGGTGCCCATGGGAAAGCCTGCTGGGTAGGGATCTGCAG ACCCAGCCAGGGGAGCCGGCCATGGGACGGCAAGAGAACCCCTGTGGGACGGCCTCCTGTTCAGGACTGTCTCATCCTGCCCTGTGTGACTCTAACTCCTCTAAGGCTTCGTGTCCTGACCCTCCGGCTGGGTCTCTGCTGA
- the SCARF2 gene encoding scavenger receptor class F member 2 isoform X2 — MWNSQRLLLGSLVPACCTGWRQQGDECGIAVCEGNSTCSENEVCVRPGECRCRHGYFGANCDTKCPRQFWGPDCKELCSCHPHGQCEDVTGQCTCHARRWGARCEHACQCQHGSCHPRSGACRCEPGWWGAQCASACYCSATSRCDPQTGACLCHTGWWGRSCNNQCACNTSPCEQQSGRCQCRERTFGARCERFCQCFRGRCHPVDGTCACEPGYRGKYCREPCPAGFYGLGCRRRCGQCKGQQPCTVAEGRCLTCEPGWNGTKCDQPCAMGFYGEGCGHRCPPCRDGHACNHVTGKCTRCNAGWIGDRCETKCSNGTYGEDCAFVCADCGSGHCDFQSGRCLCSPGVHGPHCNLTCPPGLHGVDCAQACSCHEDSCDPVTGACRLETNQRKGVMGAGALLALLLGLLLSLLGCCCACRGKDPARRELSLGRKKAPQRLCGRFSRISMKLPRIPLRRQKLPKVVVAHHDLDNTLNCSFVEPPSGLEQPSPSWSSRASFSSFDTTDEGPVYCVPHEEAAAESRDAEAPAVPPEATASSPEPLTTPVSAEEAAPLPASSDSERSASSVEGPGGALYARVAPREARPARARGEAGGLSLSPSPERRKPPPPDPATKPKVSWIHGKHGGAAATARAPSPPAPTPDAAPSPSKRKRTPSDTSALPDERGSPRARDPAPRPPGLAEEAPVPAAPSPPRARARGRGPGFPEPADAGGPPRSAPEAASMLAAELRGKTRSLGRAEGTPGAQGPREKPAPPQKAKRSVLPASPARAPPMPEAPGLEKAAAGAPAPETPRKKTPIQKPPRKKSREAAGELARVGAPTL; from the exons atgtggaactccCAGCGACTCTTGCTTGG CTCCCTGGTGCCTGCGTGCTGCACCGGTTGGAGGCAGCAGGGGGACGAGTGCGGAATAG CGGTGTGCGAGGGCAACTCCACGTGCTCGGAGAACGAGGTGTGCGTTCGGCCCGGCGAGTGCCGCTGCCGCCACGGCTACTTCGGTGCCAATTGCGACACCA AGTGCCCGCGCCAGTTCTGGGGTCCCGACTGCAAGGAGCTGTGCAGCTGCCACCCGCATGGGCAGTGCGAGGACGTGACCGGCCAGTGCACGTGTCACGCGCGGCGCTGGGGCGCGCGCTGCGAGCACGCGTGCCAGTGTCAACACGGCTCGTGCCACCCGCGGAGCGGCGCGTGCCGCTGCGAGCCGGGCTGGTGGGGCGCTCAGTGCGCCAGCGCCTGCTACTGCAGCGCCACGTCGCGCTGCGATCCACAGACGGGCGCGTGCCTGTGCCACACAGGCTGGTGGGGACGCAGCTGCAACAACCAGTGCGCCTGCAACACGTCGCCCTGCGAGCAGCAGAGCGGCCGCTGCCAGTGCCGCGAGCGCACGTTCGGCGCGCGCTGCGAGCGCTTCTGCCAGTGCTTCCGCGGCCGCTGCCACCCGGTGGACGGCACGTGCGCCTGCGAGCCCGGCTACCGCGGCAAGTACTGCCGCGAGCCGTGCCCCGCCGGCTTCTACGGCCTGGGCTGCCGACGCCG GTGTGGCCAGTGCAAGGGCCAGCAGCCATGCACGGTAGCCGAAGGTCGCTGCTTGACGTGCGAGCCAGGCTGGAACGGCACGAAGTGCGACCAGCCGTGCGCCATGGGCTTCTACGGCGAGGGCTGCGGCCATCGCTGTCCGCCGTGCCGTGACGGGCATGCCTGCAACCATGTCACTGGCAAGTGCACGCGCTGCAACGCGGGCTGGATCGGCGACCG GTGCGAGACCAAGTGCAGCAATGGCACGTACGGCGAGGACTGCGCCTTTGTGTGCGCCGACTGCGGCAGTGGCCACTGCGACTTCCAGTCCGGGCGCTGCCTATGTAGCCCTGGCGTCCACGGCCCCCA CTGTAACTTGACGTGTCCGCCTGGGCTCCACGGCGTAGACTGCGCCCAGGCCTGCAGCTGCCACGAAGACTCGTGCGACCCAGTCACCGGTGCCTGCCGCCTGG AGACCAACCAGCGCAAGGGCGTGATGGGCGCGGGCGCGCTGCTCGCCCTGCTCCTCGGCCTGCTGCTCTCGCTACTCGGCTGCTGCTGTGCGTGCCGAGGCAAGGACCCCGCGCGCCG GGAGCTCTCGCTGGGGAGGAAGAAGGCGCCGCAAAGGCTGTGCGGGCGCTTCAGCCGCATCAGCATGAAGCTGCCCCGGATCCCACTCCGCAGGCAGAAGCTGCCCAAGGTTGTAG TGGCCCATCACGACCTGGATAACACACTCAACTGCAGCTTCGTGGAGCCGCCCTCCGGTCTGGAGCAGCCCTCCCCTTCATGGTCCTCCAgggcctccttctcctcctttgaCACCACTGATGAAGGCCCCGTGTACTGCGTACCCCACGAGG AGGCGGCAGCCGAGAGCCGGGACGCAGAGGCCCCGGCCGTCCCACCTGAGGCGACGGCGTCATCCCCAGAGCCCCTGACCACACCGGTGTCTGCAGAGGAGGCGGCGCCCCTCCCCGCGTCTTCGGACAGCGAGCGTTCGGCCTCAAGTGTGGAGGGGCCCGGCGGGGCGCTGTACGCGCGCGTGGCCCCGCGCGAGGCCCGGCCGGCCCGGGCTCGGGGTGAGGCTGGGGGCCTGTCGCTGTCGCCCTCGCCAGAGCGCAGGAAGCCGCCGCCGCCCGACCCCGCCACCAAGCCCAAGGTGTCCTGGATACACGGCAAACACGGCGGTGCCGCCGCCACTGCTCGTGCGCCCTCGCCACCGGCCCCAACACCCGACGCCGCGCCCAGTCCCAGCAAGAGGAAAAGGACGCCCAGCGACACGTCGGCGCTGCCGGACGAGCGCGGCAGTCCCCGAGCCCGCGACCCTGCCCCGCGGCCTCCAGGGCTGGCTGAAGAGGCGCCTGTCCCCGCCGCGCCCTCGCCGCCCCGGGCCCGGGCTCGAGGTCGCGGCCCTGGCTTCCCAGAGCCCGCAGACGCCGGCGGACCCCCGCGCAGCGCGCCCGAGGCCGCCTCCATGCTGGCCGCCGAGCTGCGCGGCAAGACTCGCAGCCTAGGCCGCGCCGAGGGGACCCCGGGCGCGCAGGGCCCACGGGAGAAGCCGGCGCCGCCGCAGAAGGCCAAGCGCTCGGTGCTGCCTGCCTCCCCGGCCCGCGCGCCCCCCATGCCCGAGGCACCAGGGCTGGAGAAGGCAGCCGCTGGCGCACCCGCACCCGAGACCCCTCGGAAGAAAACGCCCATTCAGAAGCCACCGCGAAAGAAAAGCCGGGAAGCGGCAGGCGAGCTGGCGAGGGTGGGCGCGCCCACTCTCTAG
- the SCARF2 gene encoding scavenger receptor class F member 2 isoform X1, with translation MEGAGPRGAGPARRRWAEGPPPLPPLLLLLGLLPGPAAPQELNPRGRNVCRPPGSLVPACCTGWRQQGDECGIAVCEGNSTCSENEVCVRPGECRCRHGYFGANCDTKCPRQFWGPDCKELCSCHPHGQCEDVTGQCTCHARRWGARCEHACQCQHGSCHPRSGACRCEPGWWGAQCASACYCSATSRCDPQTGACLCHTGWWGRSCNNQCACNTSPCEQQSGRCQCRERTFGARCERFCQCFRGRCHPVDGTCACEPGYRGKYCREPCPAGFYGLGCRRRCGQCKGQQPCTVAEGRCLTCEPGWNGTKCDQPCAMGFYGEGCGHRCPPCRDGHACNHVTGKCTRCNAGWIGDRCETKCSNGTYGEDCAFVCADCGSGHCDFQSGRCLCSPGVHGPHCNLTCPPGLHGVDCAQACSCHEDSCDPVTGACRLETNQRKGVMGAGALLALLLGLLLSLLGCCCACRGKDPARRELSLGRKKAPQRLCGRFSRISMKLPRIPLRRQKLPKVVVAHHDLDNTLNCSFVEPPSGLEQPSPSWSSRASFSSFDTTDEGPVYCVPHEEAAAESRDAEAPAVPPEATASSPEPLTTPVSAEEAAPLPASSDSERSASSVEGPGGALYARVAPREARPARARGEAGGLSLSPSPERRKPPPPDPATKPKVSWIHGKHGGAAATARAPSPPAPTPDAAPSPSKRKRTPSDTSALPDERGSPRARDPAPRPPGLAEEAPVPAAPSPPRARARGRGPGFPEPADAGGPPRSAPEAASMLAAELRGKTRSLGRAEGTPGAQGPREKPAPPQKAKRSVLPASPARAPPMPEAPGLEKAAAGAPAPETPRKKTPIQKPPRKKSREAAGELARVGAPTL, from the exons ATGGAGGGCGCAGGGCCCCGGGGGGCCGGGCCGGCGCGGCGCCGGTGGGCCGAGgggccgccgccgctgccgccgctgctgctgctactCGGGCTGCTGCCTGGCCCCGCGGCGCCCCAGGAGCTGAACCCGCGCGGCCGCAACGTGTGTCGCCCCCCCGG CTCCCTGGTGCCTGCGTGCTGCACCGGTTGGAGGCAGCAGGGGGACGAGTGCGGAATAG CGGTGTGCGAGGGCAACTCCACGTGCTCGGAGAACGAGGTGTGCGTTCGGCCCGGCGAGTGCCGCTGCCGCCACGGCTACTTCGGTGCCAATTGCGACACCA AGTGCCCGCGCCAGTTCTGGGGTCCCGACTGCAAGGAGCTGTGCAGCTGCCACCCGCATGGGCAGTGCGAGGACGTGACCGGCCAGTGCACGTGTCACGCGCGGCGCTGGGGCGCGCGCTGCGAGCACGCGTGCCAGTGTCAACACGGCTCGTGCCACCCGCGGAGCGGCGCGTGCCGCTGCGAGCCGGGCTGGTGGGGCGCTCAGTGCGCCAGCGCCTGCTACTGCAGCGCCACGTCGCGCTGCGATCCACAGACGGGCGCGTGCCTGTGCCACACAGGCTGGTGGGGACGCAGCTGCAACAACCAGTGCGCCTGCAACACGTCGCCCTGCGAGCAGCAGAGCGGCCGCTGCCAGTGCCGCGAGCGCACGTTCGGCGCGCGCTGCGAGCGCTTCTGCCAGTGCTTCCGCGGCCGCTGCCACCCGGTGGACGGCACGTGCGCCTGCGAGCCCGGCTACCGCGGCAAGTACTGCCGCGAGCCGTGCCCCGCCGGCTTCTACGGCCTGGGCTGCCGACGCCG GTGTGGCCAGTGCAAGGGCCAGCAGCCATGCACGGTAGCCGAAGGTCGCTGCTTGACGTGCGAGCCAGGCTGGAACGGCACGAAGTGCGACCAGCCGTGCGCCATGGGCTTCTACGGCGAGGGCTGCGGCCATCGCTGTCCGCCGTGCCGTGACGGGCATGCCTGCAACCATGTCACTGGCAAGTGCACGCGCTGCAACGCGGGCTGGATCGGCGACCG GTGCGAGACCAAGTGCAGCAATGGCACGTACGGCGAGGACTGCGCCTTTGTGTGCGCCGACTGCGGCAGTGGCCACTGCGACTTCCAGTCCGGGCGCTGCCTATGTAGCCCTGGCGTCCACGGCCCCCA CTGTAACTTGACGTGTCCGCCTGGGCTCCACGGCGTAGACTGCGCCCAGGCCTGCAGCTGCCACGAAGACTCGTGCGACCCAGTCACCGGTGCCTGCCGCCTGG AGACCAACCAGCGCAAGGGCGTGATGGGCGCGGGCGCGCTGCTCGCCCTGCTCCTCGGCCTGCTGCTCTCGCTACTCGGCTGCTGCTGTGCGTGCCGAGGCAAGGACCCCGCGCGCCG GGAGCTCTCGCTGGGGAGGAAGAAGGCGCCGCAAAGGCTGTGCGGGCGCTTCAGCCGCATCAGCATGAAGCTGCCCCGGATCCCACTCCGCAGGCAGAAGCTGCCCAAGGTTGTAG TGGCCCATCACGACCTGGATAACACACTCAACTGCAGCTTCGTGGAGCCGCCCTCCGGTCTGGAGCAGCCCTCCCCTTCATGGTCCTCCAgggcctccttctcctcctttgaCACCACTGATGAAGGCCCCGTGTACTGCGTACCCCACGAGG AGGCGGCAGCCGAGAGCCGGGACGCAGAGGCCCCGGCCGTCCCACCTGAGGCGACGGCGTCATCCCCAGAGCCCCTGACCACACCGGTGTCTGCAGAGGAGGCGGCGCCCCTCCCCGCGTCTTCGGACAGCGAGCGTTCGGCCTCAAGTGTGGAGGGGCCCGGCGGGGCGCTGTACGCGCGCGTGGCCCCGCGCGAGGCCCGGCCGGCCCGGGCTCGGGGTGAGGCTGGGGGCCTGTCGCTGTCGCCCTCGCCAGAGCGCAGGAAGCCGCCGCCGCCCGACCCCGCCACCAAGCCCAAGGTGTCCTGGATACACGGCAAACACGGCGGTGCCGCCGCCACTGCTCGTGCGCCCTCGCCACCGGCCCCAACACCCGACGCCGCGCCCAGTCCCAGCAAGAGGAAAAGGACGCCCAGCGACACGTCGGCGCTGCCGGACGAGCGCGGCAGTCCCCGAGCCCGCGACCCTGCCCCGCGGCCTCCAGGGCTGGCTGAAGAGGCGCCTGTCCCCGCCGCGCCCTCGCCGCCCCGGGCCCGGGCTCGAGGTCGCGGCCCTGGCTTCCCAGAGCCCGCAGACGCCGGCGGACCCCCGCGCAGCGCGCCCGAGGCCGCCTCCATGCTGGCCGCCGAGCTGCGCGGCAAGACTCGCAGCCTAGGCCGCGCCGAGGGGACCCCGGGCGCGCAGGGCCCACGGGAGAAGCCGGCGCCGCCGCAGAAGGCCAAGCGCTCGGTGCTGCCTGCCTCCCCGGCCCGCGCGCCCCCCATGCCCGAGGCACCAGGGCTGGAGAAGGCAGCCGCTGGCGCACCCGCACCCGAGACCCCTCGGAAGAAAACGCCCATTCAGAAGCCACCGCGAAAGAAAAGCCGGGAAGCGGCAGGCGAGCTGGCGAGGGTGGGCGCGCCCACTCTCTAG